One stretch of Pomacea canaliculata isolate SZHN2017 linkage group LG1, ASM307304v1, whole genome shotgun sequence DNA includes these proteins:
- the LOC112577225 gene encoding acetylcholine receptor subunit beta-like, whose amino-acid sequence MIMITLSTVLACISANMFFRGVRTNRAPRWLRSCIIDGLARVMCVRDSFLEPRCDVTTPRKTWSTYVSTYRSCSDPETLCAKVSLLEVDNSHMDSKTELHDNELEELLNDMTGEEDAAELLTEVGAIREAMAREQEARGTDDAKMQHIREWHMISCVVDRLFFALYAVVNLMGMLVMLIRWLINE is encoded by the exons ATGATCATGATCACCTTGTCGACGGTGCTTGCGTGCATCTCAGCCAACATGTTCTTCAGAGGAGTTCGCACCAACAGGGCTCCGCGATGGCTCAGATCT TGTATCATCGATGGACTAGCCCGAGTCATGTGCGTGCGTGACTCCTTCCTGGAGCCTCGGTGTGACGTGACGACGCCGCGGAAGACGTGGTCGACCTACGTCAGCACGTACCGCAGCTGCTCAGACCCAGAGACGCTGTGCGCCAAGGTGAGCCTGCTGGAAGTGGACAACAGCCACATGGACTCCAAGACGGAGCTGCACGACAACGAGCTGGAGGAGCTTCTCAACGACATGACGGGCGAGGAGGACGCCGCGGAGCTGCTGACGGAGGTGGGGGCCATCAGGGAAGCCATGGCGCGCGAGCAGGAGGCGCGAGGAACGGACGACGCCAAGATGCAGCACATCCGGGAATGGCACATGATTTCTTGTGTCGTCGACCGCCTCTTCTTCGCCCTCTACGCCGTCGTCAACTTGATGGGCATGTTGGTGATGCTGATTCGTTGGTTAATCAATGAGTAG
- the LOC112573114 gene encoding uncharacterized protein LOC112573114 — protein MPSILDTYGDQPHVRAIIMQMTPEEIMAQASKFGIIVELDADGNIIRSLQDPNGTVFHSVSEVAEENGILYIGSFDQPYVGRLPLTVFPSPETTTVTPPADSSFTTALGRLLETVRKTMDQLPLQTIKDAVIKLVRQLVFAKIDAKKMEETNSNAKAEVQTLRDLIGLPGPMEVALVQSTWQRFLESPNLTTEFSAIFQRMFQMVPTAMQAFRYVNSTDLDSLVANKDLQKVVTMMMSEVNATLQLLDQPQALISLIRSHGARHATYGVTRQWEETMLNAILYAVETKLSPSGFNQSEKNAWRSVLDMLGRNFRQGLEAELSVLPTTQQMELVKTSWTDIVSGAGALQDLTYLIRQSVPEGSAYSLSLFICGVCQVGRRQPVAEHRHADPREEVQGRDDVSRGPPAQPRCRGSDDAKCRLQAR, from the exons ATGCCGTCTATACTGGACACCTACGGCGACCAGCCGCATGTGCGAGCTATTATCATGCAG atgacCCCTGAAGAGATAATGGCACAGGCCTCAAAGTTCGGTATCATCGTAGAACTGGACGCTGACGGAAACATCATTCGAAGTCTACAGGATCCCAATGGCACCGTCTTCCATTCTGTCAGCGAGGTGGCAGAGGAGAATGGAATCCTCTACATTGGTTCCTTTGATCAACCCTACGTTGGCAGACTGCCGCTAACGGTTTTCCCTTCTCCAG AAACGACCACCGTGACCCCGCCGGCTGATTCCTCCTTCACGACTGCGCTGGGCAGACTTCTGGAAACAGTGCGCAAGACGATGGACCAGCTGCCACTGCAGACCATCAAAGACGCCGTCATCAAGCTGGTGCGGCAGCTGGTCTTCGCCAAAATCGATGCCAAGAAGATGGAGGAGACGAACAGCAACGCCAAAGCCGAGGTCCAGACTCTCAG GGATCTCATTGGCCTGCCCGGTCCCATGGAGGTGGCCTTAGTGCAATCCACATGGCAGAGGTTCCTAGAAAGCCCGAACCTGACGACAGAGTTTTCTGCGATTTTTCAGAG GATGTTCCAGATGGTACCAACGGCGATGCAGGCTTTCCGATATGTGAACAGCACGGACTTGGACTCCTTGGTAGCAAACAAGGACCTTCAGAAggtggtgacgatgatgatgagcgAAGTGAACGCCACGCTTCAGCTCCTGGACCAGCCGCAGGCTCTCATCTCTCTCATCCGCAGCCACGGCGCTCGTCACGCCACCTACGGCGTCACCCGCCAGTGGGAGGAG ACCATGCTGAACGCCATTCTCTACGCCGTGGAAACCAAGCTTTCACCGAGTGGCTTCAACCAGTCGGAAAAGAACGCTTGGAGAAGTGTGCTGGACATGCTTGGCAGGAATTTCAGACAAGGTCTGGAAGCTGAACTCTCGGTCCTTCCTACCACTCAGCAGATGGAGCTGGTCAAAACCTCTTGGACCGACATAGTGTCTGGCGCCGGTGCTCTTCAGGATTTGACTTATCTTATTCGACAA TCTGTTCCAGAAGGAAGCGCCTATAGCCTCTCTCTTTTCATTTGTGGAGTCTGCCAAGTCGGACGCAGACAACCTGTTGCTGAACACC
- the LOC112575248 gene encoding adipocyte plasma membrane-associated protein-like codes for MAQAIAGVAALLQNLQVPIGDVQNVTLPSPPTLTGPLAENTYLAQAEKFAVGKVKGPESLVVVDGYIYTGVSNGLVVEVTPKGVVNTLFPRNSYVCGQEGDVCGRPLGMRVNNRRNLIVANAYNGIYEIDPRTGRYQLLIDSKTRLVNNKPVKFINDAAITKDGRALYFTSSSSKYGRSDYHKIIIEGETTGRLFRLDSTGLRELVSDLGFPNGVQLGRMRHLCSLLKALGVEFSARDYIIFNQRLLF; via the exons ATGGCGCAAGCCATTGCCGGTGTTGCGGCGCTGCTGCAGAACCTGCAGGTGCCCATCGGTGACGTTCAGAATGTTAC ACTACCGAGTCCGCCCACGCTGACAGGACCACTGGCAGAAAACACGTACCTGGCTCAGGCCGAGAAGTTCGCGGTGGGCAAGGTGAAGGGTCCTGAATCACTGGTGGTTGTTGATG GTTATATCTACACTGGGGTGTCCAATGGCCTGGTGGTGGAGGTGACACCTAAAGGGGTGGTGAACACGCTTTTTCCTAGAAATTCTTATGTCTGCG GTCAGGAAGGTGACGTATGTGGCAGACCTCTTGGCATGAGAGTAAACAACAGACGAAACTTGATAGTAGCCAACGCTTACAACGGAATTTATGAGATTGACCCTCGAACTG GAAGATACCAGCTTCTCATTGACTCCAAGACCAGGTTGGTGAACAATAAACCAGTCAAGTTCATCAACGATGCAGCCATCACCAAAGACGGCCGAGCCCTCTACTTCACATCCTCGTCATCAAAATACGGGCGCAGCGACTACCACAAGATAATCATTGAAGGAGAGACAACTGGCAG acTCTTCAGGTTGGACTCAACGGGACTAAGGGAACTGGTGTCCGACCTCGGTTTCCCCAACGGGGTACAACTGGGCCGGATGAGACATTTGTGCTCGTTGCTGAAGGCTCTCGGTGTAGAATTCTCAg CCAGAGACTACATCATTTTTAACCAACGTCTACTGTTTTAA
- the LOC112575318 gene encoding LOW QUALITY PROTEIN: neuronal acetylcholine receptor subunit alpha-7-like (The sequence of the model RefSeq protein was modified relative to this genomic sequence to represent the inferred CDS: deleted 1 base in 1 codon), which produces MAFLLILFYVVDICAYNILGSMLGSEMVEWKEKRLIKEMLSAYAKEGTHGRPVAHNNDYLLVNFSLSLIQIMDVDEKNQILKTSIWYHYIWTDSFLTWDPTQHDNITSVRIPSERIWLPDIQLYNFADDRLSERRDALVVVQHTGELLWMPQAMLNSSCSFNTLFFPFDEQECTLKFGSWTYNGFKLDVDFVMGREEMDLSDYTPSNEWDITANRGRKNVKYYICCPEPFPDITFTLRIRRKVAFYTFILILPCGLLSLLTMVIFYVPPESPKLQLGG; this is translated from the exons ATGGCTTTCCTATTAATTCTGTTCTATGTTGTCGACATCTGCGCATACAACATCCTGGGATCAA TGCTAGGCTCCGAGATGGTGGAATGGAAAGAAAAGCGGCTGATCAAAGAAATGCTCAGCGCCTACGCCAAGGAAGGTACCCACGGCCGGCCTGTGGCCCACAACAACGACTACCTGCTGGTGAACTTCTCGCTCTCGCTGATACAAATAATGGATGTGGACGAGAAGAACCAGATTCTCAAGACAAGCATCTGGTACCACTAT ATCTGGACGGACAGCTTCCTGACCTGGGATCCGACCCAGCATGACAATATTACAAGTGTTCGCATTCCTTCCGAAAGGATATGGCTGCCAGACATTCAGCTCTACAACTT CGCAGACGACCGACTGTCGGAGAGACGCGACGCCCTGGTTGTGGTGCAGCACACGGGAGAACTGTTGTGGATGCCGCAGGCCATGCTGAACAGCTCCTGCTCCTTCAACACACTCTTCTTCCCTTTCGACGAACAAGAATGCACGTTGAAGTTCGGGTCCTGGACTTACAATGGGTTCAAG CTTGACGTGGACTTCGTG ATGGGAAGAGAAGAGATGGACCTGAGTGACTACACGCCCAGTAACGAGTGGGACATCACGGCCAACCGAGGCCGCAAGAACGTCAAGTATTACATCTGCTGTCCAGAACCCTTCCCGGATATAACTTTTACCCTTCGCATCCGTCGTAAAGTGGCTTTTTACACCTTCATCCTCATCCTTCCCTGCGGTCTGCTTAGCCTGCTGACCATGGTTATCTTCTACGTGCCGCCAGAGTCACCAAAATTACAACTCGGTGGGTGA